Within Agarivorans litoreus, the genomic segment GAAACAACGCTTTAATACCGAAATTCTCTTGGTTGATTGCGATCCACAACGTACTAGCTCGGATTGGGTGCAAGCACGTAACGAGCAAGAAGACCTTCCAACCATTAACTGTGTGCAACTGTACGGCAACATTCGCAACGACTTACTTAGCCTACAAAATCGTTTCGACTTTGTGGTAGTAGATTGCGGAGGGCAAGATAGCAAAGCCCTGCGTTCGAGTATGGCCGTTGCCACCCACGCCATCGTTCCACTACGCCCTAAGCGGCGTGATATAAAAACCCTGCCCCATTTAGAAGAGTTAGTTAACACCTGTAAAGCGGTAAACTTTCATTTAAAAGAAGCCGTTGTGCTCACCCAATGCCCTTCGTTGCCAAGCCAATACAAGCGTATAGAAGAGGCCAAAGAGGTATGCAGAACCTACGGGTTAAATGTGCTAGACGCCATCACCTTTAATCGCAATATCTATGATGATAGCGAAGAGCGTGGCTACACGGTGTTGGAGCTTGAGCCGGAAGGAAAAGCAGCCCAAGAAATCCGCAATATTGCTGAAGAATTTATAGTATGTGAGCAAGGAGCGGCAGATCATGGCATTGCACGATCTCAAGAAAAAGCCTCGGGCTTCTAAACCAAAACAGTTTTGCGATGTAGATAGCTTTATTGCGCAAGCCGAGCTGTATGCTCGTGGCTGCGAAAATGTGGTGCACTTGCCGATACAAACCAGGCGAAATGCATCTAAGCAGACAGCAAAAAATGCCACGTTTAGCTTAAACCAAGCGGTAATTGCCGAGTTAGACCAAATAAAGCAAAAAACCGGTTTGTCTAAGTCTTACTTGGTGCGAGCTTTAACTCATCACTTAGCAGGTTTAGAAGAACCCAAACAACAGGCTATATTAAAGCCCAAATAGCCTTAAGCTACCTAAAGTAACTTAATCACCCAGCCAAAGGTGCTGGGTGAGAGGCACTTTATTATTGCGAAAGATAATCCCTTCATCCTCAAGACGCTGACGCTGACATTGATATTGCGGAGAGCCTTCTGGGAAGGAGATCATGCCTTTAGCATTAATCACTCTATGCCATGGTAAATTGGAGTTTTCGGGTAAGGTTTTTAAGCAGCGCCCTACTGCACGCGCCATTCGAGGATAACCAGCCATTTCGGCAACCCCGCCATAAGTGGCCACTTTCCCTTCTGGAATATGCCCAATCACCAACCAAAACTTAGCGAGGTAGTCTTGTTGCTCCATGTTTATACCAATCGTACTAAGTAACTGTTCATTCTATCTGGTTAAAATACTCGATAATAGCGTTAGAATTTTTGATTGTAGAATAACTACTTATCAAAAAAAACTGCCTTATTCTCGAGTGTTTTTCCTGCGTTATTTCTAATCACTTTCTTAGTGTGATTGGTATTACTTAGCTTTGCATCCATACTTCGCTAGCCCAATCCCAGATGCTATCCCACTCTGGCACTAGATCTTCTTGGCCTTGCCAGTAGCCAATTTCACCTTCTTGGCTAATGAAGTAGAAGTTGTCACCATTTTGGCAAATAGGAATAAACTCACGCGGTAATCCTAAGCTCCATGCGGTAGCCGCCACCTCTGGCAAATAAGTATGTAAGTAAGGGTCGCTAATGGTTACAGGCTCTAAGCTACCACAGATAACATTACTCACGGTAAGTTGGAAAGCACGCAGATCACTTGGCATGGGAATTAAGATAAGTTCTTCAACTTCAACTAATTGCGCTTCTGTTGGTAGCTCACTAGGATAGGCGCCAGACTGATCGGCAGCTCTAATTTCATCGATTAATTCTTGCATGCTTGTCTCTCC encodes:
- a CDS encoding AAA family ATPase, whose product is MILLVGGEKGGSGKSCLAQNLAVYLKQRFNTEILLVDCDPQRTSSDWVQARNEQEDLPTINCVQLYGNIRNDLLSLQNRFDFVVVDCGGQDSKALRSSMAVATHAIVPLRPKRRDIKTLPHLEELVNTCKAVNFHLKEAVVLTQCPSLPSQYKRIEEAKEVCRTYGLNVLDAITFNRNIYDDSEERGYTVLELEPEGKAAQEIRNIAEEFIVCEQGAADHGIARSQEKASGF
- a CDS encoding ribbon-helix-helix domain-containing protein, whose protein sequence is MALHDLKKKPRASKPKQFCDVDSFIAQAELYARGCENVVHLPIQTRRNASKQTAKNATFSLNQAVIAELDQIKQKTGLSKSYLVRALTHHLAGLEEPKQQAILKPK
- a CDS encoding MGMT family protein, with the protein product MEQQDYLAKFWLVIGHIPEGKVATYGGVAEMAGYPRMARAVGRCLKTLPENSNLPWHRVINAKGMISFPEGSPQYQCQRQRLEDEGIIFRNNKVPLTQHLWLGD
- a CDS encoding SMI1/KNR4 family protein; its protein translation is MQELIDEIRAADQSGAYPSELPTEAQLVEVEELILIPMPSDLRAFQLTVSNVICGSLEPVTISDPYLHTYLPEVAATAWSLGLPREFIPICQNGDNFYFISQEGEIGYWQGQEDLVPEWDSIWDWASEVWMQS